In Isosphaera pallida ATCC 43644, the sequence AGCGCCTCGCAAGCCCGGGCGGCTCAGGAGGTTGAAGACCGCAAGTACCGCATGATCGAGACCGCGGCCGCCAAGCTGCTCGAACCGGCCCGTTTGGCCGCGGCCGCCAAGAACTCCACCTTCGCCAACGCCTACGTGACCAAATTGGTCGAGGTTCTCACCCCCCTGCTCCAAGGCAACCTGTTCACCCGGGTTCAAGCAGCTCAAGTCCTGGCCCGTTGCGAGAACTCGCGGGCGGTGCCGGCGTTGGTGGCTATTTTGAACGACCCCACCCAGCCCTACGCCGTCAAGGACGTGGCAATGGCCGGAATCGTGGTCATGTCCAACGAGGGCCGGGATGAACAACCTTTGCGAGGTGAGGCGGTCAATCTGGCCACCGGTTTGACCAACTTTCTTGAAGCTAACCCCCCGCCGCCTTGGCCATTCCAAACCCGCGCTCTTCAAGCGATCGGTTCGCTGCGGCTGAGTTATCTCGATATCCGATCAAACAAAGCCGAAGTCGCTGCCGCCGCTCTGGCAGTGCTCGCCGATCCTAACGCCCGCTCCATCGCCCGCGCCTGGGCCGCCTGGGCGCTGGGGATGATGCGGATTCCTGACGAACTGGCCGATTACAATTTTACCCTGCCCGCCTATTGGACCGGACGGCTCGCGGTGGAGATTGGCAACGAAGCGGTTCGGATTAGTCGGATTCGGGTCGCCATCGAAGAGGAGAAAACGGCTGAATCCGGCAGCGCTTCCACAAGTGGGAAGACCGTCAAGGAGAAGGCCGATTTTCCGGTCTCCCGAGTGCGTGGTCAGGCGGGGTTGCTCATTTATCCCATCACCAAGGCGTTCATCGGCGATACCGCCGCGCTCGAGTCAGGATTCACCCGGGGTTCCACCACCCATCCCGGCATTTCCAAGCACCGGGTCGCCATTGCCGCCATCGCCGACAAAGTCAAAGCGGTCGCCCGCGCGTCGCTGGAATTGTCCAACTCCGCCGGTGGTTTGATTCCTCAATCCCGCGCCAAGCTGGAACAAGCGGTGGCCGATCTAGCGGCCCATCTTGACAAGAATCCGCCTCCCTCCTGGAAGCTCACCCCGAGCACCCGTGAGTTCAAACCCGCTCCATAAACAACGAGGGACGAGTCTCAGAGAACCGGCGCGGTTGGCCAATTTGTGACCACCCGCGGTTGGTCCCGCCGCCCGCCGACGAGAGGAATGGCGTATTCCAGTCCAGGACGAACGCGAACGATTTGCTCGTTGGCGTGGTGGATTCAAGGCGTGTCCGACGCTTCCATCCTCTGATGGATTCCCCATGTTCCTCCCACCGGACAGATTCTGCATCCCTTCAAACCCATCTCCCACCTTGGAGGGGGCCGCGATCGTGCCTCATCCCTCCCCGTTGCGGTTGCCCGTGCTTCCGATCTGGGCAAGCGTCGCGGCACCTCCATCAGCGAACCGGCGTTGGACCTGGAGCGGTCTTGCGCGATGGGTGAGCGTCGGGGTGGCGATGTTGAGCTTAGGTTGCTCGGAGGAATGGGCGGAGGAGCGTCCGCCTACCACTTGGTTGGAAGGCCGCGCCTTGGTCGCGGGGGTTCCGCTAACGCGGGGCTGGGTCGAGTTGAGTCCGGTTCCCGGCACGGTCGGCACCTTCCGTTCGGGTCGGATCGGGAGCGATGGTCGGTTTCGCGTGGATGGTTTGACCGTGGGGCGACATTCCGCGCGGATCGTTCATCCCCCCGCCGGGGTGATGATCCCGCCGGTCGCCTATCAGCTTGGCTCGCCGCTGGTGGTGGAGGTGAGGGCGCCGGGACCTAACCGAATGGACCTCGACTTCTTTGGGCTGACAGCCCGTCCTTGGGGAGACTCCGAACCATGACGGGTTCCAAAATCGCTTCTTCCGGTCTCCACTCCGCCGCCGCTTCACCTACGGCGGCGATCACGCCTTCGCCGCCGCGACGTCGCGCCCAAACGCCTCCGGTGGTCTGGCGCATCCTCCGCCATGACCGCGACCGGATCCAGGAGTTGGCGTCAGCCCTCAAAGCACCCATGCTGATTGGACATCTGTTACTTAATCGCGGCATCTGTGACGTTTCGGCCGCCCGTGTTTTCTTCAATGACGACCTGCTCAGCCTTCACGACCCCGCCACCTTGCCAGGCGTTCCCGAAGCGGCGGATCGTCTGGTTCATGCGATCCGCAACAACCGTTCGATCGTCATTTACAGCGACTACGACGCCGACGGGGTTTGCGGCGCGGGGGTCCTTTATCGCATCCTCAAGCAGTGTGGTGCGCGTCGGCTCAGTTACTACATCCCCAGTCGTTTTGAAGAAGGGTACGGGCTCAACGCCGAGGCTCTGAGAACCTTGGCGAGGCAACGACGTGAAACCCACCGGAACGGCTTAGAAGGCGATCGTTCCAGCCTCAAGACGTCGCAAACGTCGGAGGCGCATCGGGCCGATCTGGTGGTCACGGTTGATTGCGGGATCACTGCGGTTCGAGAAGCCGAGCTCGCCCGCGAGCTGGGTTTGGAGTTGATCATCACCGACCACCACCACTTCGTGGGCGATCCGCCCCGCGCCGACGTGGTGGTGCATCCTCGTTTGCCCGGCTCGCGCTACCCATTCGATTCGCTATGTGGAGCCGGCGTGGCCTATAAACTGGCCTGGGAGGTGGCCCGGCGGTGTTATCCCAATTCGGCCCCCTTGGCGCTTCGCCGCCAACTCGACGAATGCCTCGCGCTCGTCGCGCTGGCGACCGTCACGGATGTGATGCCGCTTAAAGGCGAGAATCGGATCATCGTCCAGCATGGCCTGGACTTGATGAACCAGGACCCTGGACCAGGTCTGGCGGCGTTGGTCGAATTGATTGCCAAACGGCCGATCACCAGTGGCGTCCTAGGATTTCATTTGGGGCCGCGGATCAACGTGGCAGGTCGGTTGGAGTCGGCCTACAAGGCGTTGGATCTGTTGATCGGCGACGATCCCGAACGCGCTCGGTCGATCGCCCAGGAACTCGATCAATTCAACCAACAACGTCAGCAGGTGGAGCGGGAGATGGTGGAACACGCCCGCGCCAAGATCGAACGTCAAGGCGATCCCGCCACGCGGGGCGGTCTGGTGGTGGTCGATCCCTCTTGGCATGTGGGCGTTGTGGGGATCGTCGCGTCCCGCTTGACCGAGATCTTTCACCGCCCCACCTTGGTAGGGGTCGAACGCGATGGCCTGATTTCCGGCTCGGGACGGAGCGTCCCCGGCTTTTCGCTCTACGACGCCCTGGCCTCTTGCCGCGACCTGTTTGAAAGCTTTGGCGGTCACTCCGCCGCGGCTGGCTTCAAACTCCCCGCCAATCGACTCGCCGACCTCATCCAACGCTTCGACGACTATTGTCAAGCCCATCTGACCCCCACCCAGCGCAAGAAACAGATTCTCATCGACGCCGAAACGCCTCTCGCTCTCTTGACGCTCAACCTAGTCCGCTGGATCGACCGTCTGGCCCCGTTTGGCCTGGGCAACCGCGAGCCGGTCCTGCTGGCCCACGATGTCAAGGTGGTGGATTCGCCCAAGGTGGTTGGTTCCCAACAGTCCACCCTCAAATTCAAAGTGTGTCAGGCCGGTTCGCCCGTCTTCAACGCCATTTGCTTCAAACGCACTGACCATTTTGCCGAAATCCTGAAGCCCGGAACCACCGGTTCCCTGGTCTTTCAAGCTCAACTCAACTCCTACCGCGGCCAGGATTCCGTCCAGTTGGAGGTTCTGGATTTCCGCCGACCGCAACAGGATCCAGTCGAAATCGTGGTTGAACATAGCCCTCCACAAGGAGACTCCATGTGAAATTGAAATTCGTTATTGGGTTTGGCTTACTCGCATGGGCGTCGTGGGGATCGTTGTTGGTCGCGGTTCCTCACGCCGCGACGATCAGTCCGGCCAGTGTGGTGGCCGCGTCGAGCGGGCAACAGATTGGTGTTCCAGCGACCGAGACGGTGCGTTTGGTGATTCGTCACGGCGACGGCACCGAGACCCATTACCCCGGATTGCCCCACCGCGCGGAGATGACGGTTCACGACGCGATGCGGGCCGCCTCCCGTCTGAACAGTCCACGGGCTTTGAAGTTCGAGGCGACCGGCCAGGGCGAACTGTTGTTCGTCAACTCAATCGCCGGTCAAGCCAACGAAGGCAATCGCGGCGGCAAACGGAACTGGATTTATCGAATCAACGGCAAGCTCGGCACCGTCTCGTGCGGAGTGGCCAAAGTTCAACCCGGCGACGAGATCACCTGGACCTTCACTGACGCCGGGCTCGCCCCCTGACCCTGACCTGGGAATCCCAGTTCCTCCGGACCGCTCAAGGGTTTGAAGAGGTCGATTTCAAGAAGTCTTCAGGGGTGATGACAACCTTGCGTAACAGGGAGTCTTGACGAACCTCCCACCCGCCCTTTTGGGCAACGAAGCCGGCCCGAGTGAGGATCAAAGTGACGCCAAGAGGGGCCAGACCGAGTTCGTCGGTGGTCGCGGCGTAGGTTCCCCGCGCGTGTTTGTGGTCGGTCTGAGCCTGAAAGACCGCCATGACCGCCGCGCGGTCGTTCCAGTCGGCCAGAGGACGAGGTCGGGTCGTGGCCAGGTCGGCGTCAGCGTCGGCGAATTCGACGACACCCCAGAGTTCAGGACGATGCATGTCGATAACCCCCTGAGGCGACCAGACCCAGTTGTCCTCGGGCGTGTCGGGCGTCTTGCGGTAGGCTCCGTCCACGATGTCGTACTTCCATTGAACCCGTGAGAAATTGACCCGCCATTGATCGCCAGGACAGGGAGGCGCGGGCTTGCCGGCGTGTTCGGCCAGAACCGCCCAGGGAAACGCCAGCTCCAAGGTCCAACCCCGATCGGTGTCGGCGGGGTCGTTGATGGTACCCTGGATCGCCACTGCTGTGCGCAGACCGGGAATCTCCCAGGAATCGACTGCGACGCCCCCCGCGCGATAGGGACGCGGCAGGAACAGATCCCAGCCGGTGTTCAGCGCATTGATCTCAAACTCGTAATACCGGTGAGTATCTCCGTCCGGATCAATGAACACTTCAAAGTCATTGTCTTGAAAGATTACTGAGTCATGACGAGTGAGGAAGCCGTTGACGTGGGGCTCCTCCATCTCGGCTGCGACATAGAAAAACCGGTCGTCCCAGAGCATCTTGGCCCGGGTTCGGAAGCGGGGTCGCGGCCGTCGATCGCCCTGGATGTCTTGGAAGTCGTCGGTCCAGGGGGCGTGGGTCCAGGCGGGATCGTCGAGCGACCCATCAAGAACCGGCGGGGTCTCGGTTTTGAGGCAAAGGTAGGAGGCAGGATGGGGTGGCAGGGCGGGAGCCGGGTCGTCGCCGGGTTTGGCCAACCCCATGATCAGGAACACAGCAGTTGCGACATGATGGCACATGGGCGTGTTCTCCTCCGGTTGCGCGCCCATTTGGAACAGTACGCAACCATGCCGAGTCGTTGGGAGTCGAAATTGGGAAGATTGGGAGCACGTTAGCGAAGTCAGGGTAATCCCTATGGTGACGTGATTGGATCTTGCAATAACCTAGGCAGGCGACGAATCATCAAAGCGTTTGAGATCGGTTCGCCATGTTCGGAACAAGGATGTTCTTGCTTCAAAGAGGCTTGATCTTATGTGGTGTGTGCGGTTTCTCCGGTGCTGGTTGTTGGTGTGGATGGGGATTGGCCTGGGAGCCTGTCCCACGCCCGCGCGATCGGCCGTGATTGTATCATGGGCCAATTCCGTCTTTGATCACTCCGCCTTCGGGGGTTCGGCCAATTCGATGGGTTGGGAGCAAGGGCGGTTTGGCGGCTCGACCGTGACGACCTTCGGACCCAACTCGATTCGAGTGGACATCGCCTACCTGAATTATGGAACAGCAGCGGGACAGCATCTTTCCGTGGCACCTTTCGGTCCCGAGCGTACCTCAGCCAACTTTTATTCCACCGCAGGGATTGGCAACTCGTTGGCGTTGGGGAACCGAACCGACTTCAACGGACCCAACGACGGCACGGCCACACTCAGCAACTACTCGCTGTTGCGGGTGAGCTTCACCGACGTGTCCACCAACTTGCCGGTGGGAGTGGACCTCAATTCATTCTTGATTGGCGACATGGACCGGGCCAGTGGTTCCCAGTGGTCCGACTTTCTGTTCGCGCGGGGAACCCGCAATGGAAATCTGGTCAGTTCCACCTCGTCGATTCCATCGCCGAGTCCCACTGTGGGGGTGTTGACCTATCAATTCGCGGCGATCACCGGCGACCCCGCCTTTGCCACGGCAAGTCCCACGACGTTGAGTGGGTTCGTCGGGATTGGCTCCACGTTGAACAACAACATTCAGGGAACCAATGGTGATGTGATCTTCAGCTTCGCCGCTCCAGTGGATCGGGTGGAGATTCTCTTCTTCCAGGGTCCCAGCGGCAGCGGAAGGGCTAACCACGCCATTTGGCTCGATCCTCTTGAGTTCACCCCGACCGACTTTCCCGTTCCGCTCCACTCTCTTCCTGAACCAGGAATTTGGTTGCTGGAAGCAGTCGTAGGAGTGGCGGGTTTGGCACTGGTTCGACGCCGTTTGGCTCGTCGCAGTCCAACCCCGCGCGACGTGTGAGAAAAATCGAGGCGGACAATCCGAGTTGGTTGTCACATGGAATAGAGTCGCCCGTTGAACGGGTGACGTGACACTAACCATGAACGTGGAGGGTGGTGCACGTCCTAGGAGACCACCACATCTCGTGGGGCACGGAGCAATGGGAAATGTCATGTCCGGAGTTGGGGTTGACCTGACTCTGTGAGATCAGCATCGGGTCCAGCGTCCGTCCCGGGACCGCCATCTTAAGAAAGTGGGACTGGGACCACGCCCGAGAACCAGGTCCGCCGCGATTTGCGAGACGGGGGAACGTCGCCTCAACCCGGCGCGTCACGCGATCGCGGTGGACTTGGACAAGGTGAATCATTCGGCATGGGATTGTGGTTATTGGCGCAAGGGCGTTTCGCCAAGGAATCGCGCTCACGAGCCGCCCGCCCCACGGGGACGCTGGCGAGGGATGGACGACCACGGCTTTAGGGAAGCTAAAGCCGCCGGCGGGTCTGCCGTCGGGTTTGAAGCCGGCGAAGGGGAGGGCTGGCCCGAGTGATGGTCGGGCCATCGGCCGCGTGGTCTAGATGCACGCGGTTCCGATGAGGGTGGCGGTGAAACGGCCAGGGGCAAGGTGGCATCGGGATCGTCGGGACGGACGGTCGGGAGCGACATCGCGTCGAGGCAGACGCAAGGACTCCTGGGTTAAACCCGGAACGTGTCGCCCTCAGGCAACGTCCAACCCCGGGATTCTCGGACGTGATCTGGGCGAAAGGGGATAGGGTCTTGCGACCCGATCTTGGGGCGAGTACAACCGGATCGTAGGGTGGTCCACTCTACGGCCCTCATCGAGCGATTGGATTGGATTGGATGGCCATGAACGTGATTGGGCACAGCGGCCAGATGGCTGGTTTGTGGAGCCCTGGTTCCCTCAAGGCGTGCCGTGGAATCGCGTGACCACCTTCGACGTGATGGAACCCGTCCCCAAGCCTCGGTCGCGGAGAGTCGATGATGGCTTCGGACGTGTTGACGATCGTGTTGGCCGGGGGCCGCGGAACCCGCCTGGGGCCGCTGACCAACGATCGTGCCAAGCCAGCTGTTCCCTTCGGAGGAATCTACCGGATCATCGACTTTGCGCTGTCCAACTGCGTCAATAGTCACCTGCGGCGGGTCATGGTGCTGACCCAGTACAAGGCAGGTAGTCTAGTACGCCACCTGACCCAAGCCTGGGGCTTCCTCTGCCGCGAGCTGGATGAGTTCATCGAGGTCGTCCCCGCACAACAACGGGTTGGCGAGTCCTGGTACGAAGGAACGGCCGACGCGATCTACCAAAACATTTACTCCATCGAGAAAATTCCCTGCCGTGACATTCTGATTCTAGCCGGTGATCATATTTATAAAATGAATTACAAGTCAATGATTGATCGGCATCGGGAGCGAGGGGCTGATTTGACGGTGGCTTGCCTGCCGGTACCGCGTGAGGAGGGGCGTGAGTTTGGGGTGATGCGGGTCAACGATTCGGGGCGGGTCATCGATTTTCTGGAGAAGCCGGAGAATCCCGAGCCGATGCCGGGCCATCCCGACCAGGTATTGGCCTCGATGGGGATTTATCTGTTTTCGAAGAATGTGTTGTTCGACCGTCTTTTCGAGGACGCCGCGGATCGTTCGGGACAAAGCCGTCACGATTTTGGGCGGGACATTGTGCCGAAGATGTTGACCAGCCACTTTGTGGATTCCTACCCGTTCCGAGACGAAAATCACAAGACTCCGGCCTACTGGCGCGACGTGGGGACATTGGACGCCTACTATGCGGCCAACATGGATTTGGTGGCGGTCGATCCGGTGTTGAATTTGTACGACCGCGAGTGGCCAATCCACACCTATCAGCCCCAGGAACCGCCGCCGAAATTTGTCCATGACGAACCATTCAGCGGTCGTCGGGGCATGGCGCTCAATTCGTTGGTGTGCCAAGGGGCGATCATCTCGGGAGGACAGGTTCAGGGGAGTGTGATTTCGCCGCGGGTCCGGGTCAACAGTCACGCCCTGGTCAAGGATTCGATCTTGCTGGACAATGTTCAGGTGGGGCGTCACGCCGTCATCAAACGCGCTGTGGTGGACAAACACGTCCGCATTCCCCCGGGATTCACGATTGGCCTGGATCCTTGGCTAGATCGGGCGCGGGGCATGGTCGTGACCCCCAAGGGGGTCACGATCGTCCCCAAAAACCATGACCTGGATCGCTTCACGTAAGCGTCCACCACAGACTACGCGGCCGTTCAAGAAAAACTGAAGTTTTTTGGGAATCACGCCATTCCCAATGCCGGCCAGATTGGTAAAATAATGAGTGACGACTCTGCGCGGGGTATTTCGGAAGCGGTGTTCGCTCGCGGTCTCGCCCTCAGTTGTCGATCACTTCCGAGAGGTGAGAGGAACGTTCGTGTCCATGAAGCTTTACGTGGGGAATCTTCCCTACGATACGACCGAAGACCAGCTGATCGACGTGTTCAGCGAGTACGGCGAAGTCGTCTCCGCCCAGATCATGATCGATCGCGAAACCAATCGATCCCGGGGTTTCGGCTTCATCGAAATGAGGACCGGCGCTCAAGAGGCGATCGAGGCGCTCAACGGTCAGGATTTTCATGGCCGCAGTTTGACAGTCAACGAAGCACGGCCCCGCGAGCCGCGTCGCGGCG encodes:
- a CDS encoding single-stranded-DNA-specific exonuclease RecJ, with amino-acid sequence MTGSKIASSGLHSAAASPTAAITPSPPRRRAQTPPVVWRILRHDRDRIQELASALKAPMLIGHLLLNRGICDVSAARVFFNDDLLSLHDPATLPGVPEAADRLVHAIRNNRSIVIYSDYDADGVCGAGVLYRILKQCGARRLSYYIPSRFEEGYGLNAEALRTLARQRRETHRNGLEGDRSSLKTSQTSEAHRADLVVTVDCGITAVREAELARELGLELIITDHHHFVGDPPRADVVVHPRLPGSRYPFDSLCGAGVAYKLAWEVARRCYPNSAPLALRRQLDECLALVALATVTDVMPLKGENRIIVQHGLDLMNQDPGPGLAALVELIAKRPITSGVLGFHLGPRINVAGRLESAYKALDLLIGDDPERARSIAQELDQFNQQRQQVEREMVEHARAKIERQGDPATRGGLVVVDPSWHVGVVGIVASRLTEIFHRPTLVGVERDGLISGSGRSVPGFSLYDALASCRDLFESFGGHSAAAGFKLPANRLADLIQRFDDYCQAHLTPTQRKKQILIDAETPLALLTLNLVRWIDRLAPFGLGNREPVLLAHDVKVVDSPKVVGSQQSTLKFKVCQAGSPVFNAICFKRTDHFAEILKPGTTGSLVFQAQLNSYRGQDSVQLEVLDFRRPQQDPVEIVVEHSPPQGDSM
- a CDS encoding DUF4430 domain-containing protein, with amino-acid sequence MKLKFVIGFGLLAWASWGSLLVAVPHAATISPASVVAASSGQQIGVPATETVRLVIRHGDGTETHYPGLPHRAEMTVHDAMRAASRLNSPRALKFEATGQGELLFVNSIAGQANEGNRGGKRNWIYRINGKLGTVSCGVAKVQPGDEITWTFTDAGLAP
- a CDS encoding carbohydrate-binding family 9-like protein, translating into MCHHVATAVFLIMGLAKPGDDPAPALPPHPASYLCLKTETPPVLDGSLDDPAWTHAPWTDDFQDIQGDRRPRPRFRTRAKMLWDDRFFYVAAEMEEPHVNGFLTRHDSVIFQDNDFEVFIDPDGDTHRYYEFEINALNTGWDLFLPRPYRAGGVAVDSWEIPGLRTAVAIQGTINDPADTDRGWTLELAFPWAVLAEHAGKPAPPCPGDQWRVNFSRVQWKYDIVDGAYRKTPDTPEDNWVWSPQGVIDMHRPELWGVVEFADADADLATTRPRPLADWNDRAAVMAVFQAQTDHKHARGTYAATTDELGLAPLGVTLILTRAGFVAQKGGWEVRQDSLLRKVVITPEDFLKSTSSNP
- the glgC gene encoding glucose-1-phosphate adenylyltransferase, yielding MMASDVLTIVLAGGRGTRLGPLTNDRAKPAVPFGGIYRIIDFALSNCVNSHLRRVMVLTQYKAGSLVRHLTQAWGFLCRELDEFIEVVPAQQRVGESWYEGTADAIYQNIYSIEKIPCRDILILAGDHIYKMNYKSMIDRHRERGADLTVACLPVPREEGREFGVMRVNDSGRVIDFLEKPENPEPMPGHPDQVLASMGIYLFSKNVLFDRLFEDAADRSGQSRHDFGRDIVPKMLTSHFVDSYPFRDENHKTPAYWRDVGTLDAYYAANMDLVAVDPVLNLYDREWPIHTYQPQEPPPKFVHDEPFSGRRGMALNSLVCQGAIISGGQVQGSVISPRVRVNSHALVKDSILLDNVQVGRHAVIKRAVVDKHVRIPPGFTIGLDPWLDRARGMVVTPKGVTIVPKNHDLDRFT
- a CDS encoding RNA recognition motif domain-containing protein, translated to MKLYVGNLPYDTTEDQLIDVFSEYGEVVSAQIMIDRETNRSRGFGFIEMRTGAQEAIEALNGQDFHGRSLTVNEARPREPRRGGGGYGGGGGGGRGGYGGGGRY